The following proteins are co-located in the uncultured Draconibacterium sp. genome:
- a CDS encoding nitroreductase family protein, with amino-acid sequence MNRRNSLKTGAALVTGLTLIPVLNSAGKSLANPEESFWEVIKTRRSVRAFQPDPVPEEDIRKIIDAARMAPTSGNQQPWKFLVITDPKKIEALKTEKLKETEVYFRDTKKLEGEELKTQMKQADERLGKGYLSAPALIVVLTDNNSAYPGYNHWDGPLAAGYLMLAARALGYGTVHITDSFSEELTKRVFEIPDRYSRVCITPLGVPKEWPEKEKKALDEFIVNEKF; translated from the coding sequence ATGAACAGAAGAAACAGTTTGAAAACCGGTGCTGCTTTGGTTACCGGGTTAACACTCATTCCGGTATTGAATTCAGCCGGAAAAAGTTTGGCCAATCCCGAAGAGTCGTTTTGGGAAGTAATTAAAACCCGGCGTTCGGTGAGAGCATTTCAACCCGATCCGGTTCCGGAAGAAGACATTCGTAAAATTATTGATGCCGCCCGAATGGCTCCAACATCCGGAAATCAGCAACCCTGGAAATTTCTGGTAATTACCGATCCTAAAAAAATTGAGGCTTTAAAAACTGAGAAACTCAAAGAAACGGAAGTTTACTTTCGGGATACAAAGAAATTAGAAGGAGAAGAGTTGAAGACGCAAATGAAACAAGCTGACGAACGTTTAGGCAAGGGCTATTTGTCGGCACCTGCATTAATCGTGGTTTTAACCGATAACAACAGTGCTTATCCCGGCTACAATCATTGGGACGGGCCACTGGCTGCAGGCTATCTGATGTTGGCCGCGCGGGCACTTGGTTATGGCACCGTTCATATTACCGATTCATTTTCTGAAGAACTGACAAAACGTGTATTTGAAATTCCCGACCGATACTCACGGGTTTGTATTACTCCGCTTGGCGTGCCAAAAGAGTGGCCCGAAAAGGAGAAAAAAGCATTGGACGAATTTATTGTAAACGAA